The Papaver somniferum cultivar HN1 chromosome 3, ASM357369v1, whole genome shotgun sequence genome includes a region encoding these proteins:
- the LOC113359110 gene encoding uncharacterized protein LOC113359110 yields MSLMRAYVRIKYGIHLDTSSDEEEKALLMFTQLCLDERLYIIRQPIPREVQIRSVITRDQAWHDAKMMNDYFTPGTGYTSRQFKQRLGMREELFEKLLGKILEVDPEWQQCPDATGTTGHSPHMKLVVVMKCLCKSTAADSVDDYTRMGATKIYKYLKRFCHTICMTFGERYLRQPTPEDVQRLLAENVERGFSGMLGSVDCMQWPCKNCLIAWQGTYRGKEK; encoded by the coding sequence ATGAGTCTAATGCGTGCTTATGTGAGAATTAAATACGGAATACATTTGGATActtctagtgatgaagaagaaaaagcttTGCTAATGTTTACACAATTGTGTTTGGATGAACGACTGTATATCATTCGACAACCGATACCTAGGGAGGTGCAGATACGTAGTGTAATTACCCGAGATCAAGCGTGGCATGATGCgaaaatgatgaatgattattttacaCCTGGAACTGGTTATACCTCAAGACAATTTAAACAACGTCTAGGCATGAGGGAAGAATTATTCGAGAAATTGttaggaaaaattcttgaagtgGATCCAGAATGGCAACAATGTCCGGATGCAACTGGTACTACGGGGCATTCTCCACATATGAAATTAGTTGTCGTGATGAAATGTTTATGTAAAAGTACGGCAGCTGACAGTGTTGATGATTACACTCGTATGGGTGCAACTAAAATATACAAATATCTAAAAAGATTCTGCCACACCATTTGCATGACTTTTGGAGAAAGATATTTGCGTCAACCCACTCCTGAAGATGTTCAGAGGTTGTTAGCTGAGAATGTCGAACGAGGATTTTCAGGAATGCTTGgtagtgttgattgtatgcagTGGCCATGTAAGAATTGTCTGATAGCTTGGCAAGGAACTTACCGTGGTAAAGAGAAATAG
- the LOC113359111 gene encoding acidic leucine-rich nuclear phosphoprotein 32 family member B-like — protein sequence MAKRKDIERAFGVLQAKFRIFGSPYKYWYEHDLNLIMKCCLILHNMIIEHERRDTDWGRVVPVRILEPTNEVRVFTSSLKNLEMHLQFRTDLVKHIAARLGRGGQAGDLSSLEGSYMEYVVLLSSDADYDDTELVEEIVPGEDQDGAFDYYGDYNDQIPYDFEHGDEHVYGDGHVVDEYEDDGDGDGDDDDDDEEEDE from the coding sequence ATGGCTAAAAGAAAGGATATCGAGCGTGCTTTTGGAGTGCTTCAAGCTAAATTCCGAATTTTCGGATCACCGTATAAGTATTGGTATGAACATGACTTGAACCTAATTATGAAATGTTGTCTTATTTTACACAACATGATCATTGAGCATGAACGTCGGGATACAGATTGGGGAAGAGTTGTTCCTGTTCGAATTCTAGAACCTACCAATGAAGTTCGTGTTTTTACGTCATCTCTGAAAAACCTAGAAATGCATCTACAATTTAGAACGGATCTTGTCAAGCACATTGCTGCGCGTCTGGGTAGAGGAGGCCAGGCAGGGGACTTGTCTAGTTTGGAAGGTTCATATATGGAATACGTGGTACTTCTATCATCAGATGCAGATTATGATGATACAGAGTTAGTAGAAGAAATTGTTCCGGGCGAAGACCAGGATGGTGCATTTGATTATTACGGAGATTACAATGACCAAATCCCATATGACTTTGAACATGGAGATGAACATGTTTATGGAGACGGACATGTGGTAGACGAATATGAAGATGATggagatggtgatggtgatgatgatgacgatgacgaGGAAGAGGATGAATGA